Proteins from a single region of Demequina sp. NBRC 110054:
- a CDS encoding Rrf2 family transcriptional regulator, with the protein MRVSARADYAIRATAELAAAEGSLTTEALAEAQAMPRKFLEGILTILRREGVVVSQRGLGGGYRLARPAEEISLAEIVRAVDGPLVFVRGERPSELSYDGAADDLLKVWVALRASVRGVLESVTVADLARGALPATITDLISDESAWENP; encoded by the coding sequence ATGAGGGTCTCAGCACGCGCGGACTACGCGATCAGGGCCACGGCCGAGCTCGCGGCAGCCGAGGGCTCGCTCACGACCGAGGCGCTCGCGGAGGCGCAGGCGATGCCTCGCAAGTTCCTCGAGGGAATCCTCACGATCCTGCGCCGCGAGGGCGTCGTGGTCTCGCAGCGCGGTCTGGGCGGCGGATATCGCCTCGCGCGGCCCGCGGAGGAGATCTCTCTCGCCGAGATCGTGCGCGCGGTGGACGGCCCGCTCGTGTTCGTGCGCGGGGAGCGGCCGTCGGAGCTGTCCTACGACGGCGCAGCCGATGACCTGCTCAAGGTGTGGGTCGCGCTGCGGGCGAGCGTGCGCGGCGTCCTGGAGAGCGTGACGGTCGCCGATCTGGCGCGTGGCGCGCTTCCCGCGACGATCACCGACCTCATCTCGGACGAATCCGCCTGGGAGAACCCCTGA
- the serB gene encoding phosphoserine phosphatase SerB yields the protein MTRLCVMDVDSTLITAEVIELIAERAGTRAEVAAVTESAMRGEIDFAESLRQRVATLEGVPDTVFAEVIAEVEFTPGAPELVSGLQAAGWEVALVSGGFVEVVASLASRLGITRFRANSLEVADGRLTGRTQGPVIDRAAKAVTLKEFAAEIGCAPEDAVAIGDGANDLDMMGVAGLGIAWHAKPIVQTQADVALNGPRLDEALDVILACA from the coding sequence ATGACCCGACTCTGCGTGATGGACGTCGACTCGACGCTCATCACCGCGGAGGTCATCGAGCTCATCGCGGAACGTGCGGGCACGCGCGCCGAGGTGGCTGCCGTGACCGAATCGGCGATGCGCGGTGAGATCGACTTCGCGGAGTCCCTTCGTCAGCGCGTCGCGACGCTCGAGGGCGTGCCCGACACGGTGTTCGCCGAGGTCATCGCCGAGGTCGAGTTCACCCCCGGTGCCCCGGAGCTCGTCTCCGGACTCCAGGCCGCGGGCTGGGAGGTCGCCCTCGTCTCGGGCGGATTCGTCGAGGTCGTCGCGTCCCTCGCGTCCCGGCTCGGGATCACGCGCTTCCGCGCGAACTCGCTCGAGGTGGCCGACGGCCGTCTCACGGGTCGCACGCAGGGTCCCGTGATCGACCGCGCCGCGAAGGCGGTGACCCTCAAGGAGTTCGCGGCCGAGATCGGCTGTGCCCCCGAGGACGCGGTCGCGATCGGCGACGGCGCGAACGACCTCGACATGATGGGGGTCGCCGGCCTTGGCATCGCGTGGCACGCGAAGCCGATCGTCCAGACTCAGGCGGACGTCGCGCTCAACGGCCCGCGTCTCGACGAGGCGCTTGACGTCATCCTCGCCTGCGCCTAG
- a CDS encoding ABC transporter ATP-binding protein has protein sequence MTTVLEMSGVQLRRDDNLILRGVDWTVDSADRWVLLGPNGAGKTTLITLASARTHPSEGTVEVLGERLGEVDVTDLRIRVGLSSSALADHIPPGERVEDVVMTAAHGVTGRWHEEYEPVDLERATLLLEAFGMTGYKDREFWTLSEGERKRVQIARALMADPELLLLDEPAAGLDLGGREELLGALTELAGDRRSPAMVMVTHHVEEIPVDFTHAMLLRDGEVIAAGPLGDVLTADNLSRTYGMPVQVQESGGRWTARRGS, from the coding sequence ATGACCACCGTGCTCGAGATGAGCGGCGTGCAGCTGCGCCGCGACGACAACCTGATCCTGCGCGGCGTGGACTGGACCGTGGACTCAGCGGACCGTTGGGTCCTGCTGGGCCCGAACGGCGCGGGCAAGACCACGCTCATCACGCTCGCTTCCGCGCGGACGCACCCCTCCGAGGGCACGGTCGAGGTGCTCGGCGAGCGCCTCGGCGAGGTCGACGTCACCGACCTGCGCATCCGCGTGGGCCTGTCGAGCTCCGCGCTCGCGGACCACATCCCGCCGGGGGAGCGCGTCGAGGACGTCGTCATGACGGCCGCGCACGGCGTCACGGGGCGTTGGCACGAGGAGTACGAGCCTGTCGACCTTGAGCGCGCCACACTGCTGCTCGAGGCGTTCGGCATGACCGGGTACAAGGACCGCGAGTTCTGGACCCTCTCCGAGGGCGAGCGCAAGCGCGTGCAGATCGCCAGGGCGCTCATGGCCGACCCCGAGCTGCTGCTGCTCGACGAGCCTGCGGCCGGCCTCGATCTCGGTGGGCGCGAGGAGCTCCTCGGCGCCCTCACGGAGCTCGCGGGCGACCGACGTTCTCCCGCGATGGTCATGGTCACGCATCATGTCGAGGAGATCCCCGTCGACTTCACCCACGCGATGCTGCTGCGCGACGGCGAGGTGATCGCCGCGGGTCCGCTCGGTGACGTGCTGACCGCGGACAACCTGTCGCGCACGTATGGCATGCCGGTCCAGGTGCAGGAGTCCGGCGGACGCTGGACCGCTCGTCGTGGCTCCTGA
- a CDS encoding NfeD family protein, whose translation MDSMWWFIAALVLGIAELATLDLTLLMFAGGALAGGIATLLGAPLWVSIVVFAVVSSVLLFAVRPFLLRSLRKKGPVAETNAAGLIGKEAYTLDEITERTGRVKLAGEVWSARTRDDAPVIPEGTEVSVLEIKGATAIVAQGAADGVAQKEE comes from the coding sequence ATGGATTCCATGTGGTGGTTCATCGCGGCGCTTGTGCTGGGGATCGCGGAGCTCGCGACCCTCGACCTGACGCTGCTGATGTTCGCGGGCGGCGCGCTCGCGGGTGGCATCGCGACGCTGCTGGGTGCGCCGCTGTGGGTGAGCATCGTGGTCTTCGCCGTGGTGTCGAGCGTCCTGCTGTTCGCCGTGCGACCGTTCCTGCTGCGCTCCCTGCGCAAGAAGGGGCCGGTCGCCGAGACGAACGCGGCAGGGCTCATCGGCAAGGAGGCCTACACGCTCGACGAGATCACCGAGCGGACGGGCCGCGTCAAGCTGGCGGGGGAGGTGTGGTCGGCGCGCACGCGCGACGACGCGCCCGTGATCCCGGAGGGCACCGAGGTGTCGGTGCTCGAGATCAAGGGCGCGACGGCCATCGTCGCGCAGGGGGCGGCCGACGGCGTCGCTCAGAAGGAGGAATAG
- a CDS encoding sulfite exporter TauE/SafE family protein → MQTLVMLALVGFGAQLIDGSLGMGYGVTSTSLMLALGLSPVLASATVHMAQVGTTLASGAAHARFGNVDWRVVWRVGVPGAIGAFAGATFLSRLTTEAAGPLMALLLFCLGIYVLARFTGRKVKVDRAARPLRSRFLAPLGLVAGFVDATGGGGWGPIGTPTLLASGRMDPRKVVGSIDTSEFLVALSASAGFLVGLGTAGIDFAWVLVLLAGGLVAAPIAAYLVRIVPPRMLGAAVGGMILLTNARTLLHAEALEAVLPYAWAVYALIVLVWIAALAYALRGHLTDRREAAEAALRGAAEEREGAHEAGPVAELVERR, encoded by the coding sequence ATGCAGACGCTCGTCATGCTCGCTCTGGTCGGCTTCGGCGCCCAGCTCATCGACGGCAGCCTCGGCATGGGCTACGGCGTCACGTCGACCAGTCTCATGCTCGCGCTGGGTCTCAGCCCCGTCCTTGCCTCCGCGACCGTCCACATGGCTCAGGTGGGCACGACGCTCGCCTCCGGTGCGGCGCACGCGCGCTTCGGCAATGTCGACTGGCGCGTCGTGTGGCGCGTCGGCGTCCCCGGCGCGATCGGCGCCTTCGCGGGCGCGACGTTCCTGTCGAGACTGACGACCGAGGCCGCGGGTCCGCTCATGGCGCTGCTCCTGTTCTGCCTGGGAATCTACGTCCTCGCGCGATTCACGGGCCGCAAGGTGAAGGTCGACCGTGCCGCGCGCCCCCTGCGCTCGCGCTTCCTTGCGCCGCTCGGGCTGGTCGCGGGCTTCGTCGACGCGACGGGTGGCGGCGGCTGGGGTCCGATCGGCACCCCGACCCTTCTCGCCTCGGGGCGCATGGATCCGCGCAAGGTGGTCGGGTCGATCGACACGTCCGAGTTCCTCGTCGCCCTTTCCGCCTCGGCAGGCTTCCTCGTCGGGCTCGGCACGGCCGGCATCGACTTCGCGTGGGTGCTCGTGCTGCTCGCAGGCGGACTTGTCGCCGCTCCGATCGCTGCCTACCTCGTGCGCATCGTGCCACCGCGCATGCTGGGTGCCGCGGTCGGCGGGATGATCCTTCTCACCAATGCGCGCACGCTGCTGCACGCCGAGGCGCTCGAGGCGGTGCTGCCGTACGCCTGGGCCGTGTACGCGCTCATCGTGCTCGTCTGGATCGCCGCGCTCGCGTACGCCTTGCGTGGCCACCTCACGGACCGACGCGAGGCCGCGGAGGCGGCCCTGCGGGGCGCCGCCGAGGAGCGTGAGGGCGCCCACGAGGCCGGGCCCGTCGCTGAGCTCGTCGAGCGGCGCTGA
- the glgA gene encoding glycogen synthase: protein MRADLLTREYPPFVYGGAGVHVNELAAVLRSRIDVRVRAFDGPRDEPGVTGYTALGGGVGDASLDVLAHNLPMAKDCEGADLVHSHTWYANMAGHLAKTLHGVPHVLSAHSLEPLRPWKAEQLGGGYRVSSWIEKTAYEAADAIIAVSAGMRADVLRCYPDVDPSKVHVIHNGIDVDGWAAPSTDEARAAADAVVARYGIDPTRPAIVFVGRITRQKGLPYFLKAVEQLPKDIQVVLCAGAPDTKEIAAEVSGAVEKLQSERDGVVWIEQMLPRPELVAVLDACTAFVCPSVYEPLGIVNLEAMAVGLPVVATATGGIPEVVVPGETGSLVEIEQMQDGTGTPLDPDGFAADLAAALTDMVSDGERAAAFGAAGRARAAEHFSWEAIGDRTLALYDSVLG from the coding sequence ATGCGAGCAGACCTCCTCACACGCGAATATCCGCCCTTCGTCTACGGAGGCGCCGGCGTCCATGTCAACGAGCTTGCGGCGGTGCTCCGCAGTCGCATCGACGTCCGGGTGCGGGCCTTCGACGGACCCCGCGACGAGCCCGGGGTGACGGGATACACCGCACTCGGCGGCGGCGTCGGGGACGCCTCGCTCGACGTGCTCGCGCACAACCTGCCGATGGCGAAGGACTGCGAGGGCGCCGACCTGGTCCACTCGCACACCTGGTACGCCAACATGGCGGGGCACCTCGCGAAGACGCTGCACGGCGTCCCGCACGTGCTCTCGGCGCACTCGCTCGAGCCGCTTCGCCCCTGGAAGGCGGAGCAGCTGGGCGGCGGCTACCGCGTGTCGAGCTGGATCGAGAAGACCGCCTACGAGGCCGCCGACGCGATCATCGCCGTGAGCGCGGGCATGCGCGCCGATGTCCTGCGCTGCTACCCGGACGTCGACCCGTCGAAGGTGCATGTCATCCACAACGGCATCGACGTGGACGGCTGGGCCGCTCCGAGCACCGACGAGGCGCGCGCCGCGGCCGACGCCGTGGTCGCGCGCTACGGCATCGACCCGACGCGCCCGGCGATCGTGTTCGTCGGCCGCATCACGCGCCAGAAGGGCCTGCCCTACTTCCTGAAGGCCGTCGAGCAGCTGCCGAAGGACATCCAGGTGGTGCTGTGCGCGGGTGCCCCCGACACCAAGGAGATCGCGGCCGAGGTCTCGGGCGCGGTGGAGAAGCTGCAGTCCGAGCGCGACGGCGTCGTGTGGATCGAGCAGATGCTTCCCCGGCCCGAGCTCGTCGCCGTGCTCGACGCGTGCACCGCGTTCGTCTGCCCGAGCGTCTACGAGCCGCTCGGCATCGTGAATCTCGAGGCCATGGCCGTCGGCCTGCCCGTGGTCGCGACCGCGACCGGAGGCATTCCGGAGGTCGTCGTGCCGGGGGAGACCGGCTCGCTCGTCGAGATCGAGCAGATGCAGGACGGCACCGGCACGCCCCTTGATCCGGACGGCTTCGCGGCGGATCTGGCTGCGGCGCTTACGGACATGGTGTCCGACGGTGAGCGCGCCGCCGCGTTCGGCGCGGCCGGACGGGCGCGCGCCGCGGAGCACTTCTCCTGGGAGGCGATCGGGGACCGGACGCTCGCCCTCTACGACTCCGTCCTCGGATAG
- a CDS encoding SPFH domain-containing protein: MDDFNIVGLIGIIALIVFAIFIISTIAKALQIVPQAETRVVERLGRYSRTLEAGMHLLVPFIDKVRQKVDMREQVVSFPPQSVITSDNLVVEIDTVIYFQVNDSKSAVYEIANYIVGMQQLTVTTIRNVIGTMDLEQTLTSRDQINGQLRGVLDEATGKWGIRVNRVELKAIEPPMSVKDSMEKQMRAERDRRAAILTAEGVKQSQILTAEGEKQSAILKAEGEAQSRILKAEGEARAILQVFDAIHEGDADSKLLSYQYLQMLPEIAQGTNNQMWFVPTEFTGALKAISAGFGGVEEPEPLERAERAESRKSRITSALADPRAALEEARRQAEGVSAEADKAGSESGRPFDPDAEKGQ, translated from the coding sequence ATGGACGACTTCAACATCGTCGGACTGATCGGCATCATCGCGCTGATCGTCTTCGCGATCTTCATCATCTCGACCATCGCGAAGGCGCTGCAGATCGTGCCGCAGGCGGAGACCCGCGTCGTCGAGCGGCTCGGGCGCTACAGCAGGACGCTCGAGGCGGGCATGCACCTGCTGGTGCCGTTCATCGACAAGGTGCGCCAGAAGGTCGACATGCGCGAGCAGGTCGTGTCCTTCCCCCCGCAGTCCGTGATCACGTCGGACAACCTGGTCGTGGAGATCGACACGGTCATCTACTTCCAGGTCAACGACTCCAAGTCGGCCGTGTACGAGATCGCCAACTACATCGTCGGTATGCAGCAGCTCACGGTCACCACGATCCGTAACGTCATCGGAACCATGGACCTCGAGCAGACGCTGACCAGCCGCGACCAGATCAACGGTCAGCTGCGCGGCGTGCTCGACGAGGCGACCGGCAAGTGGGGCATCCGCGTCAACCGCGTGGAGCTCAAGGCGATCGAGCCGCCGATGTCCGTGAAGGACTCGATGGAGAAGCAGATGCGCGCCGAGCGTGACCGTCGCGCCGCGATCCTCACGGCGGAGGGCGTGAAGCAGTCGCAGATCCTCACCGCCGAGGGTGAGAAGCAGTCGGCGATCCTGAAGGCCGAGGGTGAGGCGCAGTCCCGCATCCTCAAGGCCGAGGGTGAGGCGCGCGCGATCCTCCAGGTCTTCGACGCGATCCACGAGGGCGACGCCGACTCGAAGCTGCTGTCCTACCAGTACCTGCAGATGCTCCCCGAGATCGCGCAGGGCACCAACAACCAGATGTGGTTCGTGCCGACCGAGTTCACGGGCGCCCTCAAGGCGATCTCCGCGGGCTTCGGCGGCGTCGAGGAGCCCGAGCCGCTCGAGCGTGCCGAGCGTGCCGAGAGCCGCAAGTCGCGGATCACGTCGGCCCTCGCCGACCCGCGTGCCGCGCTCGAGGAGGCCCGCCGCCAGGCCGAGGGCGTGTCCGCCGAGGCGGACAAGGCCGGCTCCGAGTCGGGCCGTCCGTTCGACCCGGACGCCGAGAAGGGCCAGTAG
- a CDS encoding DUF2157 domain-containing protein produces MIAQRDRFDEWVEAGLLEATTAEALRRYENDHGHAELAAEALPLATPPAPSAPDAPAPPEGRSRALALVGEILGYLGAVLAITAISFLVGQTWSSIPTAGRIALVAVLTAVVATSGFMASRSPQDAAQRLASALLLATVACAGWLSWVLVDAAGLRDENAALWTFVVAAVVAAAIYVLRRRALAQLALLATALGVSITTIEVLDATEGLTPGLVIGSVGAAWTALAIARVLTPTMPALIAGGLVTVSGISTVAFDEDLRWLVLTIGVTVAVGMLVLAVLRRELLTLMIPGGIGLLVFVPQLMEHLVGNAVATWSAVLVTGVALILVAIRMLREPRPD; encoded by the coding sequence ATGATCGCGCAGCGGGACAGGTTCGACGAGTGGGTGGAGGCGGGCCTGCTGGAGGCCACCACCGCGGAGGCGCTCAGGCGCTACGAGAACGATCATGGGCACGCAGAGCTGGCCGCGGAGGCCCTGCCCCTCGCCACCCCGCCCGCACCATCCGCGCCCGACGCCCCCGCACCCCCGGAGGGTCGCAGCCGCGCCCTCGCCCTCGTCGGAGAGATCCTCGGCTATCTCGGTGCGGTGCTCGCGATCACCGCGATCAGCTTCCTCGTGGGCCAGACGTGGTCCTCGATCCCGACCGCGGGGCGCATCGCGCTGGTCGCGGTGCTCACCGCGGTCGTCGCCACCTCGGGCTTCATGGCCTCGCGCTCGCCGCAGGACGCGGCGCAGCGGCTCGCATCGGCGCTGCTGCTCGCGACCGTGGCGTGCGCGGGATGGCTCTCGTGGGTCCTCGTGGACGCCGCGGGGCTGAGAGACGAGAACGCGGCGCTATGGACGTTCGTCGTCGCGGCGGTGGTCGCGGCCGCGATCTACGTGCTGCGACGCCGCGCACTCGCACAGCTCGCGCTGCTGGCCACGGCCCTCGGGGTGTCGATCACGACGATCGAGGTGCTCGACGCGACCGAGGGCCTCACCCCCGGCCTCGTGATCGGCTCGGTGGGCGCCGCGTGGACCGCGCTCGCGATCGCGCGCGTCCTGACCCCCACGATGCCGGCGCTCATCGCGGGCGGGCTCGTGACCGTCTCCGGGATCAGCACCGTGGCCTTCGACGAGGACCTCCGCTGGCTCGTGCTGACCATCGGCGTCACGGTCGCGGTCGGCATGCTCGTGCTCGCCGTACTGAGGCGCGAGCTGCTCACCCTCATGATCCCGGGCGGCATCGGCCTGCTCGTATTCGTGCCGCAGCTCATGGAGCACCTCGTGGGCAATGCGGTCGCCACCTGGTCCGCGGTCCTCGTCACCGGCGTCGCGCTGATCCTCGTGGCGATCAGGATGCTGCGGGAGCCGCGGCCTGACTGA
- a CDS encoding RNA methyltransferase produces MPVIPVDSAADDRLADYRGLTDVALRRSLEPERGLYMAEGAKVISRALAAGHEPRSVLVSERWLAGVDEALAAAETDAPVYVAPSEVLESVTGFQVHRGALAAMHRPVLPSVSELVADARRVVVLEGIVDHTNVGAIFRSAAGIGADAIVVAPTCADPLYRRSVKVSMGTVFQVPWTRAEEWPGDLERLREAGFVVAGLALADDAVTLDEFSALGHERVAIMMGSEGDGLSRAALRSVDAVVTIPMAGGVDSLNVAAASAVAMWELRVR; encoded by the coding sequence ATGCCCGTCATCCCAGTCGACTCGGCCGCCGACGATCGGCTCGCCGACTATCGCGGCCTCACCGACGTCGCACTGCGCCGCAGCCTCGAGCCCGAGCGCGGCCTGTACATGGCCGAGGGCGCGAAGGTGATCTCGCGCGCGCTGGCCGCCGGCCACGAACCGCGATCCGTGCTCGTGAGCGAGCGATGGCTGGCCGGAGTGGACGAGGCTCTCGCCGCGGCGGAGACGGACGCGCCGGTATACGTCGCGCCGAGCGAGGTGCTCGAGTCGGTGACCGGCTTCCAGGTCCACCGCGGCGCCCTGGCTGCGATGCATCGTCCCGTGCTTCCGTCGGTGTCCGAGCTCGTCGCCGACGCGCGCCGCGTGGTGGTGCTCGAGGGGATCGTCGACCACACCAACGTCGGCGCGATCTTCCGCTCCGCGGCCGGCATCGGCGCGGATGCGATCGTCGTCGCGCCCACGTGCGCGGACCCGCTGTACCGCCGCTCGGTCAAGGTATCGATGGGCACCGTGTTCCAGGTGCCGTGGACGCGCGCGGAGGAGTGGCCGGGGGATCTCGAGCGGCTGCGCGAGGCGGGCTTCGTGGTCGCGGGGCTCGCGCTCGCGGACGATGCGGTGACCCTGGACGAGTTCTCGGCGCTCGGCCACGAGCGGGTCGCGATCATGATGGGCTCGGAGGGCGACGGGCTCTCCCGAGCAGCGCTGCGAAGCGTCGACGCGGTCGTCACGATCCCGATGGCCGGGGGAGTGGACTCGCTCAACGTCGCGGCCGCCTCGGCCGTCGCCATGTGGGAGCTGCGCGTCCGCTGA
- the glgC gene encoding glucose-1-phosphate adenylyltransferase, with product MSAPKVLAIVLAGGEGKRLMPLTASRAKPAVPFGGTYRLIDFALSNLVNSRYLHVVVLTQYKSHSLDRHIARTWRMSPLLGNYVAPVPAQQRRGPHWYLGSADAIYQTVNIIEDERPDIVVIVGADHVYRMDFSQMVDAHIESGAEFSVAGIRQPIGLADQFGVIDVDPASPDRIRAFLEKPKDPEGLPDSPHEILASMGNYVANADALLEALVADAEDPGSKHDMGGDIVPYFVNKGTCGFYDFIRNDVPGSTDRDRDYWRDVGTLDMYYDAHMDLIAVQPVFNVYNDQWPLHQGLITHPPAKFIHSEEGRLGHAADSIVSPGVIVSGATVTGSVLSPGVRLHSWSTVSDSVLLDDVIINRHAQVHRAILDKNVVVEEGARIGIDRESDIARGYTVTESGITVVSKNTVVTA from the coding sequence ATGTCAGCGCCGAAAGTTCTCGCCATCGTCCTTGCAGGAGGTGAGGGCAAGCGACTGATGCCCCTCACCGCATCCCGCGCGAAGCCCGCCGTCCCGTTCGGCGGCACCTACCGCCTGATCGACTTCGCCCTGTCGAACCTGGTCAACTCCAGGTATCTGCACGTCGTGGTGCTGACGCAGTACAAGTCCCACTCGCTCGACCGCCACATCGCGCGCACCTGGCGCATGTCGCCGCTGCTGGGCAACTACGTCGCCCCGGTGCCCGCGCAGCAGCGCCGCGGCCCGCACTGGTACCTCGGCTCGGCCGACGCGATCTACCAGACGGTCAACATCATCGAGGACGAGCGGCCCGACATCGTCGTGATCGTCGGCGCCGACCACGTCTACCGCATGGACTTCTCGCAGATGGTCGACGCGCACATCGAGTCCGGCGCGGAGTTCTCCGTCGCGGGCATCCGCCAGCCGATCGGCCTCGCCGACCAGTTCGGCGTCATCGACGTCGACCCCGCGAGCCCCGACCGCATCCGCGCGTTCCTTGAGAAGCCGAAGGACCCCGAGGGCCTTCCCGACAGCCCTCACGAGATCCTCGCGTCGATGGGCAACTACGTCGCGAACGCCGACGCGCTGCTCGAGGCGCTCGTCGCGGACGCCGAGGACCCGGGCTCCAAGCACGACATGGGTGGCGACATCGTCCCCTACTTCGTGAACAAGGGCACGTGCGGCTTCTACGACTTCATCCGCAACGACGTGCCTGGCTCGACCGACCGCGACCGCGACTACTGGCGCGACGTCGGAACGCTCGACATGTACTACGACGCGCACATGGACCTCATCGCGGTCCAGCCGGTGTTCAACGTGTACAACGACCAGTGGCCGCTGCACCAGGGCCTCATCACGCACCCGCCGGCGAAGTTCATCCACTCCGAGGAGGGCCGCCTCGGCCATGCCGCGGACTCGATCGTGTCTCCCGGCGTGATCGTCTCGGGTGCCACCGTCACCGGCTCGGTGCTCTCCCCCGGCGTGCGCCTCCACTCGTGGTCGACCGTGTCGGACTCGGTGCTGCTCGACGACGTGATCATCAACCGTCACGCCCAGGTGCACCGCGCGATCCTCGACAAGAACGTCGTGGTCGAGGAGGGCGCGCGCATCGGAATCGACCGCGAGTCCGACATCGCCCGCGGCTACACGGTCACGGAGTCCGGCATCACCGTCGTCTCGAAGAACACGGTCGTCACCGCATGA